Below is a window of Haloterrigena alkaliphila DNA.
GCCGGCATCGCGAGCCTCGGACTGGTGATGGCCGGCTACGCGTCCGCGAACAAGTACTCGATGCTCGGCGGCCTCCGCGCGGTGGCACAGAACATCGCCTACGAGATCCCGCTGGTCGTCACCGGGATGTCGGTCGTGATCTTCGCCGGGTCGTTGCAGACGAGCGAGATCGTCGCGGCACAAGCCGAGCCCCTGTTCGACCTCGGCATCGTGGCGATTCCGGCGTGGTACGCGCTGGTCAACCCGTTCGCGTTCGTCCTCTTCCTGGTGGCGAACTTCGCGGAGGTCGGCCGCAACCCCTTCGACACGCCGGAGGCGCCGACCGAGATCGTCGCCGGCTACCAGACCGAGTACTCCTCGGTCTACTTCGTGTTGATCTACCTCGGGGAGTTCCTCCACATCTTCCTCGGCGGCGCGATCATCGCGACCATCTTCCTCGGCGGCCCGGCCGGACCACTCCTGCCGGGAATCGTCTGGTTCCTCATCAAGATCTGGGCGATATTCCTCCTGACCCAGTGGCTCCGCTCGGCGGTGCCCCGGGTCCGGATCGACCAACTGATCGAGATCGGCTGGAAGGGACTGCTCGTCCTTTCGTTCGCCAATCTCGTCCTGACCGCGGTAATTGTGGGGCTGATAGCATGATCGGAATCCTGAAATCCATGGCCACGACGATGAAGCACGCGCTGGACGGCTCCACCTTCACGGTGGAGTACCCCGAGACCGCACCGGACGTCTCCCCGCGGTTCCGGGGCGTTCACAAGTTCAGCCAGGAGCGGTGTATCTGGTGTCGCCAGTGCGAGAACGTCTGTCCGAACGACACGATCCAGATCGTCACGAACGACCAGCGAGAGGGCGAACAGTACAACCTCCACATCGGGCAGTGCGTCTACTGCCGGCTCTGCGAGGAGGTCTGTCCCGTCGACGCCATCCTGCTCACCCAGAACTTCGAGTTCACCGCGGACACGAAACACGACTTCGTCTACAACAAGGAGCAGCTGAAGGCGGTCCCGTGGTACAAGGACATCGACCCGCTCGAGTCGCGCGAACCCGACCGGGGCGCGTGGATCGGCGAGGGCGAAGGGGAGGTCGATTACCAGTAACCATGTTGGAGACGATCGCGTTCGCGGCGTTCGCGCTCGTGACGTTGCTCAGCGCGCTGGGCGTGGTCCTGCTAGAGGACCCGTGGCACTCTGCGCTCATGCTCGGCGTCGCGCTGCTGAGCATCGCGGTGCACTTCGTGATGCTGGCGGCCGAGTTCGTCGCCATGATGCAGATCCTCGTCTACGTCGGCGGGGTGCTCGTCCTCATCACGTTCGCCGTCATGCTCACCCAGCTCGAGTCGGACGATAGCGAGGGGGTGACGCAGGCGTGACGACCGGACCGCGACTCCGCCTCGGCAAGACGCTCGTTCCCGGACTGCTCGCCGTCGCCCTCTTCGGGCTGATGGCGCTGATCGCCCTGAACACGTCGTTCGGCGAGATGACCGGCTTCCCGGACGGCATCGCGATCACGTCCGAAATCGGCTACGCGCTGTTCGACCTGCCGGAACTGGCGTCGACCGACGGCGGGATGTCGGCCACCGAACCGTTCCTCGCCGCGTTCCTGCTGATCGCGATCGCACTGGACGCGGCGCTGGACGCCTCGCTCGTCCTCGCGAAGCGCGAGGAGGAGGGCGAACCCGTCGGCCCGCTGTCCAGTTCGCGCTCCAAGAACCCCGATACGGGCGCGCGTCCGGCGGTCGACTCGAGCGGCTTCGGTCGCTCGGAGTCGACGGCGACCGACGGCGGTACGGCCGGGACCGAGACGACCGCCGCTGGCGATTCCGATGCGGACTCGAGCGGGGGTGAGGACCGATGACGGTCGCCGTCGAGTACTACGTGTTGCTCTCGATGGCGATGTTCTGCATCGGCCTCTTCGGGGTGCTGACGCGTCGTAACGCACTGCTGTTCCTGATGTCCGTCGAACTCATGCTGAACGCGGCGAACGTCAATCTGATCGCGTTCGCGTTCTACCACGGCAACCTCACGGGGCAGGTGTTCGCGCTGTTCACGATGGCGCTCGCCGCCGCCGAGGTGGCCGTCGGACTCGGGATCATCCTGGTGCTGTACCGCAACTTCCGTGACGTCGACGTCACGGTTCCGACGACGATGAGGTGGTAACCAATGGCAGACGCATTCGCATACGCTCCGGCGATCGCGGTGTTCCCGCTCGTGGCGTTCGTCGTCGCCCTGGTCTTCGGGACGTACATGCCGAAGAAGGGCGCGTTCGCGGGCATCATAGCGACGGGCGGCTCCCTGCTGCTCTCGCTGTGGATGCTCGTCACCGTCGCGGGCGGCGAAGTGAGACACAATTCGGAACCGCTCTACGAGTGGACGGCCGGTTCGGCCGCGGCCGAGGCCGGCGCCGAGGGGATCAGTTTCAGCTTCGGGCTGCTGATCGACCCGCTCTCGGCGCTCATGCTGGTCATCGTCTCGCTCGTGGCCTTCCTCGTCCACGTGTTCAGCCTCGGCTACATGAACGACGAGGGCGAGACCGGGCTCCCGCGGTACTACGCCAGCCTCGGTCTGTTCACCTTCAGCATGCTCGCGTTCGTCGTCGCGGACAACCTGCTGATGGCGTTCATGTTCTTCGAACTCGTCGGCCTCTGTTCGTACCTGCTGATCGGGTTCTGGTTCCGCACGAAATCTGCCCCCTCGGCCGCGAAGAAGGCGTTCCTGGTCACCCGCTTCGGTGACTACTTCTTCCTGATCGGGGTCGTCGCCATCGCGGCGACGTTCGGCACGGTCGGCTTCGCCGGCGAGGACTCGTTCGTCGTCGCCGCCGAGGCGGCCATCGACGACGGCGCGACGCTGTTCGGCTTCGACGCCCAGACGTGGGTGACGATCACCGGACTGCTCGTGCTCGGCGGCGTACTGGGCAAATCCGCGCAGTTCCCCTTCCACACCTGGCTACCCGACGCCATGGAAGGCCCGACGACCGTCTCCGCGCTCATCCACGCGGCGACGATGGTCGCGGCCGGCGTCTACCTCGTGGCGCGGATGTTCGGCTACTACGCGCTCAGCCCGACCGCGCTCGCGATCATCGCGTTCGTCGGCGGCTTCACCGCGCTGTTCGCGGCCACGATGGGCGTCGTCAAGGACGACATCAAGCAGGTGCTGGCGTACTCGACGATCAGCCAGTACGGCTACATGATGCTGGGGCTGGGCGTCGGCGGCTACGTCGCCGGGGTCTTCCACCTCATGAACCACGCCTTCTTCAAGGCCCTGCTGTTCCTCGGCTCCGGCGCCGTCATCGTCCTCATGCACCACGAACAGGACATGTGGGAGATGGGTGGCCTGAAGGACAAGGCGCCGGTCACCTACTACACGTTCCTCGCCGGCGCGCTCGCGCTCGCGGGGATCGTGCCGTTCTCCGGCTTCTGGTCGAAAGACGAGGTGCTGTTCGACGCGCTGATCGTCGGCCTCGAGCAGCCCGTGATCCTCGCGGCGTACGCGATGGGGCTGCTCGCCGTCTTCTTCACCGGCTTCTACACGTTCCGGATGGTCTTCCTGACCTTCCACGGCGAACCCCGGACGGAGACCGCGGAAGACCCCCACGGCGTCGGCTGGTCGATCAAGGCGCCGCTGGTCGTCCTCGGCGTCCTCGCGGCCGTCGCCGGCTTCGTGAATCTCGCGCCGATCGCCCACATCGCGGGGTGGGACATCGCGTTCCTCGAGCACTGGCTCGACGGCGAGTACGGCTCCGTCGAGGGGCTGACCTACCACGCGTACCACGAGACGGTCGCCTTCGAGGAGGGCTACGTCGGCTCGGAGACTATCACCATGCTCCTGAGCGCGGGCCTGTCGCTCGGGCTGGCGCTGGCCGGCGCGTTCGCGGCCCACACGCTCTACAACGTGCCCGAACCGGAACGGCACGCGACGAAACTCGGCGGCGCGTACAGCGTCCTGCGGGACAACTACTACCAGGACGAGTACCAGGTCTGGCTCGCCGAGGGGCTGACGCTGCCGCTCGCTCGAGCGGCCGATCTGTTCGATCGGACCGTCGTCGACGGCGCCGTCGACGGCGTCTCGACGGGCAGCCTGTTCGGTAGTAGCTGGGTCAAACGCATCCAGACCGGACTGGTGACGAACTACGCGGCGCTGCTGGTGGCCGGATTCGTCGCCCTGCTTGCGGCGCTCGGACTCTACGGAGGGTGGTTCTAATGATGATCGAAGCACTGATCGCAGTCGCACTGGTCGGCGCGCTCGTCACGTTCGTCGTGCCGAATCGCTACGCGGGCAAACTGGCCTTCGCGATCAGCCTGGTGCCCGCCGCGCTCAGCCTGTGGCTGTTCGCGGCCTTCGACGGCAGCGGCAACGCCCTGCTCGGCGGCGACCTCGCCTTCGAATCCCGCGTTGAGTGGATTCAGCTGGGCGAGTACTCGATCTCGTGGGTCGTCGGTCTCGACGGCATCAGCCTGCCGCTGGTGGTGTTGACGACGATCCTCTGTTCGCTGGCGATCCTGAGTTCGTGGACGCCGATCGACCGCCGCGAGTCCCAGTTCTACGGGCTCGTCCTGTTCATCGAGGCGAACCTGATCGGCGTCTTCGCGGCGCTCGACTTCTTCGTCTGGTTCATCTTCTGGGAGGCCGTGCTGATCCCGATGTACCTGCTGATCGGGATCTGGGGCGGTCCGGACCGGAAGTACGCCGCCATCAAGTTCTTCGTCTACACGAACGTCGCGTCGCTGCTGATGTTCGGCGCGTTCGTGACGCTCGTGTTCGCCCTCGGCGACGCGGTGACGTCGTTCGCGCTCCCCGAGATCGCGTCGGCGATGATCGAGACCGGCCCCGAAGGGGTCTTCGGCCTCGAGGGAACCACCCTCGCCTCGATCGTCTTCGTCGCGATGTTCCTCGGCTTCGCCGTGAAAGTCCCGGTGGTGCCGTTCCACACGTGGCTCCCCGACGCTCACGTGCAGGCGCCGACGCCGGCCTCCGTGTTGCTGGCGGGCGTCCTGCTGAAGATGGGGACCTACGCCCTGCTCCGGTTCAACTTCACGATGTTCCCGGAGCAAGTCGAGGCGTTCGCGGTCCCGATCGCCGCCATCGCGGTGATCAGCGTCATCTACGGCGCGATGCTGGCGCTGGCCCAGACCGACCTGAAGCGGATCGTCGCTTACTCCTCGGTGTCGTCGATGGGGTACGTCATCCTCGGCCTGATCGCCTACACCCAGTTCGGGGTCGGCGGCGCGACGTTCCAGATGGTCTCCCACGGCCTCATCTCGGGGCTGATGTTCATGGCGGTCGGCGTCATCTACAACGCGACCCACACCCGCAACGTCGGCGACATGTCGGGGCTGGCCGATCGGATGCCGGTCGCGGCGGGGATCCTCGTCGCCGGCGCCTTCGGCTACATGGGGCTGCCGCTGATGAGCGGCTTCGCGGCGGAGTACTTCATCTTCTTCGGCGCGTTCGGCGCGGACTTCCCCTACGCGCCCGTCTTCACCGCGCTGGCGATGTTCGGCATCGTCCTCGTCGCCGGCTACCTGCTGTTCGCGCTCCAGCGGACCATCTTCGGCCCGTACCGACTCGAGACCGACTACGACGTGGGCGCGGCGCCGCTGCACGACCTCGCACCGATGTTCGTGTTGCTGGGCATCATCATCGCCCTCGGCGTCGCCCCCGACCTGTTGTTCGAGATGATAACCGACGCAGTCGATCCGATCCTGACCGGAGGTGAACTGTGATGGCGGTGTACCAACTGCCCGAGTGGGCCGCGCTGGCGCCGCCGTTGATCCTGGCGCTGACCGGGCTGGTGCTGTTCCTCGTGGACAGCATCTCGCCGCGATCGACGAACCGCGCGCTGCTCGCGGGGACCGCGGCGACGGGCGCGCTCGCGTCGCTGGCCGTCGCGGTCTGGTACACCGCCGCCGGCGTCGGCGTACCGACGATCGACGGCGGTCGCGGCGTGGTCGAGCCGATTCACGGCCTCGTCGTCGACCAGCTGGCGCTGTACTTCATGATCGTCGTCGCCATCGTGACGGCGCTGGTCGTGGTCGCCAGCTACGACTACCTGGAGGGCCACACCTACCAGGCCGAGTACTACTCGCTGGTCGTGCTGGCCGCGACCGGGATGTCGACGGTCGCCGCCGCCGACAGCCTCGTGACGATCTTCATCGCGCTCGAGTTGACGAGCCTACCGTCGTACGCCCTCGTGGCGATCCTCAAGGACAACCGCGGCAGCGTCGAGGCCGGCCTGAAGTACTTCCTGATCGGCGCGCTCTCGTCGGCGATCTTCGTCTACGGGATCTCGCTGGTCTACGGCGCGACCGGCTACCTGGACCTGGCGGCCATCGCGGACGTCATCGGGAACGACGACGTCGAGGTCCACGGCGGCCTCCTCGGGCTCGGCATCCTGATGCTGCTCGGGGGGATCGCGTTCAAGACCGCCAGCGTCCCGTTCCACTTCTGGGCGCCCGAGGCCTACGAGGGCGCGCCCGCGCCGATCAGCGCGTTCCTCTCCTCGGCCTCGAAGGCCGCCGGCTTCGTGATCGCCTTTCGCGTGTTCAACGTGGCCTTCCCGCTCGAGGAGATCGGCGGCGCGATCGGCTTCGACTGGACGGTCGCGTTCATCGTGCTCGCGATCGTTACCATGACGGTCGGCAACTTCGCGGCGGCGACCCAGGAGAACGTCAAGCGGATGCTCGCTTACTCGTCGATCGGCCACGCCGGCTACGCCCTGATCGGGTTGGCGGGCCTGTCGGCCGACGGCGGCGAACTCGTGATGGGGGCGGCGCTGATGCACCTGCTCGTCTACGGCTTCATGAACACGGGCGCGTTCCTGTTCGTCGCGCTGGCCGAACACTGGGGCGTCGGTCGCACCTTCGAGGACTACAACGGCCTCTCGACGCAGGCGCCGGTCGCCTGCGCGGCGATGGCCGTCTTCCTCTTCAGCCTCGCCGGCATCCCGCCCTTCGGCGGCTTCTTCAGCAAGTACTTCCTGTTCGTCGGGGCGCTCGAGGCGGCAGCCGCGAACACGGCGATGCTGGCCGTCGCCGGCGCGCTCGTGGTCAACAGCGCGCTCTCGCTGTACTACTACTCGCGGCTGGTCAAGGCGCTGTGGATCGAGGAGCCGCCGATGACCCGCGATCGACTCGCCAGCCGACCGGGCTCTACGCCGCGATCGTCGCGGCCGCGGTGATGACGATCGTCATCCTGCCCGGCTTCGGCCCGGTCGTCGACGCCGCCCTCGAGACCGCCGCGTCGATCGTGGGCTGAGACGGTCTGCTGTACCGATTTACCGGAGCAACCACAGGACGATCGAGGTTGCTCCGGAAACGACTTACAGCGGTCCGTACGAGACTGACGGACGACGGCAGCGGCGCCGAGCCGACCCGGTAGTTTTTCCCCGTCGGGTTGCAAAGCGCGATACATGGTTTTCCGGCTCGTGCTCGGGTGCGGAACGGTGGGACGGCAGGTCGTCGAGGAGCTGCCCGAGCGCGACGGAGGCGACGCCAACCGACTGCTCGTCGTGACCGACGACCAGAGCATCGTCGAGACGCTCCGGGACGAGAGCATTCCGGCCCGGTTCGGGGACCCGACGGATCCGTCGGTGATCGCGAGCCTCGACGCGCCGGACGTGATCTTCGTCGCCAGCGACCGCACCGACGTCAACCGGACCGCTCTCGAGCGCGCCCGGGATCGGTTCCCGACGGCGTCGATCGTGGCTTACATGGGCGGCAACGCGACCGAGGCCAACAGAACGCGGTTCGAGGAGCTCGCCGACCACGTCGTCGACGCGCGGGGGGCGATGGTCGATCACGTGCTCGACGGCATCGTGAGCCCGTCGGCCGACGCCGCCATCGGGCTCCGGAAGCGACTCGCGGGGATCGACGGCCGGCTGGCGGTCGTCATGCACGACAACCCCGATCCGGACGCGATCGCCAGCGCCGTCGCGCTGGTCGACATCGCCACGGAGGTGGGCGTCGACGCCGACGCCTGTTACTTCGGCGAGATCTCCCACCAGGAGAACCGCGCGATGGTCAACCTGCTCGATCTCGACCTGCGGAACCTCTCGCCGACGGACTCCATCGAGGAGTACGCCGCGTTCGCGCTGGTCGATCACTCCCGGCCCGGGGTCAACGATCAACTTCCCGAGGATCTGCACGTCGACATCGTCATCGACCACCATCCGCCCCGCGGCCCGGTGCCCGGCGAGTTCGTCGACCTGCGCGAACACGCCGGCGCGACCAGCACCGTCCTGACCGACTACCTCCACCGGTTCGGCCTCGAGCCCCGGCGCGCGACCGCGACGGCGCTGTTGTACGGCATCCGGATCGACACGAACGACTTCACGCGGGAGGTCTCCGCGGCGGACTTCAACGCCGCGTCGCTCCTGTGGCCCTACGTTGACGCGTCGGTCATGAGCCAGATCGAACAGCCGACGGTCGAGGGCGAGACCTTAGAGACGATCGCCCGGGCGATCAAGAACCGCATCCAGCGGGAGTCGGTGGCCGTCGCGAGCGTCGGGATGATGAGCGACCGCGACGCATTGCCGCAGGCGGCCGACCAACTGCTGTTGATGGAGGGGGTCGAGACGACGCTGGTGTTCGGATTCCGCGACGAGATGGTGTTCCTCTCGGCGCGCTCGCGGGCGAGCGACGTCGACCTCGGGGAGGCCCTCCGGGACGCCTTCGACCGGATCGGCAGCGCGGGCGGCCACGGCGACATGGCCGGCGCGCAACTCGAGATCGGCATCCTCGGCAGTGCCGACGACGAGGACGAGGTGGAATCGATCGTCAGCGTCGTCGAGGAGGTCATCACCAACCGGTTCTTCGAGGCGATCGACACCCGTCCGGGGGTCCCGGTCGGCACCTACACCCAGACCAGCGAGTGGCTGTTCGACGTCGACGACGAGGAGGCCACGCCCGCGAGCGAGCGGGTCGCGTCCGAGGACGAGGGCGAGGAATCGGCGTAGCGGCGGGGGGTCCGACTCGACCCGGAGTGACGACCGCAGCGGATCGTCGACTCCCTCGCGAAGACACGTTTTTGCGCCCGGAGGCCGTTGACTCGCGTATGGACGTCGTGTCGGACAGGACCAAACCCCGGGTCGAGGAGTACATGACGCGCGACGTGGCGACGGTCGCCCCCGACGAGACCGTCGGCGAGGTCGCGGCCCGGATCGCCGAAAGCGACGAGCACAGCGGCTTTCCCGTCTGCGAACGCCGCCGCGTGGAGGGGTTCGTCAGCGCCCGCGACCTGCTGCTGGCCGACGACGACGATCCCCTGTTCAAGGTGATGACGACGGACCTCCTCGTGGCCCACCCCGAGATGAAGGTGACCGAGGCCGCCCGCGTCATCCTCCGCTCGGGGATCCAGAAACTGCCCGTCGTCGACGACGCCGGCAACCTCGTGGGCATCATCTCCAACGCCGACGTCATCCGGAGTCAGATCGAGCGCGCGACGCCCGAGAAGGTCGGCAAACTGATGCGCACGCTCGAGGAGATCCACGACACCGACCTCGATCAGGCGCGGCGGACGGTCGCGCTCGCGGACCTGACGCCCACGCAGGGCCGGGTCTACGCCGACGAACTCGAGGGCCGGCGCTACGAACTCGAGCACGGGCTGGCCGAACCGCTGGTGGTCATCGACAACGACGGCACCCTGTTGCTCGCCGACGGTCACCACCGCGTCCTCGCCGCGGATCGACTCGGGATCGACGAGATGGACGCCTACGTCATCGTCGTCGACCGCGAGATCGACCTCGGAATGGCCAAGACGGCCGAAAAGGAGGAACTCGAGCGGATCGACGACATCGACGTCGTCGACTACGCCCGGCACCCGCTCGTCCAGACGACCAAACGGCTGCAGACCGACGAATGAGGGGTGCGCCGAGCGCGTCGCACTCGCCTCCGTTCCGACCGGCACTCACTCGGCCCAACTCGCATCCGCGATCTCGAGGGGCCGTACTCGCTTCTCTCGAGGCGACCGCGTTCGGATCGACTATCAGCAATGATAATCGCGCCTGAATAGTTACAAGCGGGCGTCGACAACCCCTCCGTATGTCGAGGACGGTACTCGAACGGAGCGACGACTACACGATCGAACGAGACGACGAGTCGGGGGTAGCGATCTTCACGTACACGCAGTACGTCTCCGGGGAGCAACTCCGCGAGGTCCTCGACGAGTGGGCGGCGGTCCTCGAGGCGGCGGACGCCGACCGGTACGTGGTGAACGCCGAGGCGTTTATGGCGCATCCGGAGGAGGACAAGCGCTGGATCGCCGACACCTGGGTACCGAGGCTGATCGATCAGGGCGTCGGGATGGGGGCCGGCGTCCACGCGGACTCCGCGGTCGCGCGCCTGGATATGGAGGAAATCGAACGGATGGTGAACGAACCCGATTCCGGCTTCACGTACCGCACGTTCGAGAGCGAATCCGACGCGCTGGAGTGGCTGGCGGAGCGGTAGTCCCACCGCCGGCGCCGACGCTCCGGTCGATGCGCACGGTTTTGGCCCCTCGTCCCACTGTACGTTGGGAACGGATTCAACACGTCATCGGCCGTTCAGATTAGTATGGCACGAACCCAGACCCAGCGAAAGACCGCCGTGCGCTGTGCGGACTGCCAGTCCATCTTCACCGCCGAGATCGAAGCCGACGGGGACGTCTTCCTGATCGGACTGGGCGACCGCTGTGACTGCGGGGGTACCGAGTTCAGCCGGTTCGCCTGATCGGTTCGTCGCCGCTCGCGGAGCCGGCGAAGACGTCCCTCGAGCCGACGGCTGACCTTCGTCACGGGCTACCAATCCCCGGAATCCTTAATGCCGCGTTCGGCAAATATTGCACCCATGTACGACGACGAGGAGCTCGCGGCGATCCGGGAGGCCACCGACGAGTGGGAGGCGGAAACGCTCGAGCCCACCCTCAACGCCCACGGGGAGCGCAAGGACCGGTTCGCGACCGTCTCGAATCTCGACGTCGATCGGCTCTACACCCCCGAGGACGTCGCCGACCTCGACTACCTCGAGGATCTGGGCTTCCCGGGGGAGGAGCCGTACACCCGCGGGCCGTACCCGACGATGTACCGCGGGCGGACGTGGACGATGCGCCAGTTCGCGGGCTTCGGAACCGCCGAGGAGACCAACGAGCGCTTTCACTACCTGATCGACGAGGGCCAGACCGGCCTCTCGGTGGCCTTCGACATGCCGTCGCTGATGGGTCTCGACTCGGACGACCCGATGAGCCAGGGGGAGATCGGCACGGAGGGGGTCGCCGTCGACACGCTCCGTGACATGGAGATCCTCTTCGACGGGATCGATCTCGAGGAGATCTCGACGTCCTTCACGATCAACCCCTCCGCGCCGGTGATCTACGCGATGTACGTCGCGCTGGCCGACCAGCGAGGCGTTCCGCGCGAGAATCTCCGCGGGACCCTCCAGAACGACATGTTCAAGGAGTTCATCGCCCAGAAGGAGTGGGTGATCCCCCCGGAGCCCTCGCTGGATCTCGTCACGGACGTCGTCGAATTCAGCACCGAGGAGACGCCGAAGTTCCACCCAATCTCCGTCTCCGGGTATCACATCCGCGAGGCCGGGTCGACGGCGGTGCAGGAACTCGCCTTCACCCTCGCGGACGGCTTCGCCTACGTCGAGGACGCCCTCGAACGTGGCCTCGCGGTCGACGAGTTCGCGCCGCGGCTCTCCTTCTTCTTCAACTGCCACAACGCCTTCTTCGAGGAGATCGCGAAGTACCGCGCTGCGAGACGGATCTACGCCCGCGTGATGGACGACTGGTACGATGCGGAGGTCGACGAGTCGAAGCGACTCAAGTTCCACACGCAGACGGCGGGCCAGTCGCTGACGGCCCAGCAGCCGCTGAACAACGTCGTTCGGGTGACGATCCAGGCGCTCGCCGGCGTGCTGGGGGGCACGCAGTCGCTGCACACTAACAGCTTCGACGAGGCGCTGGCGCTGCCCAGCGAGAAGGCCGTCCGGGTCGCCCTGCGCACCCAGCAGATCATCGCCGAGGAGTCCGGCGCGGCGGACATCGTCGACCCGATGGGCGGGAGCTTCGCGGTCGAGGCGCTCACCGACGAGACCGAGCAGCGGGTGATGGGCTACCTCGAGGAGATCCGCGAGATGGGCGACGGCTCCGTCCGCGACGGGGTCCTCAAGGGCATCGAGGACGGCTACTTCCTCCGGGAGATCCAGGAGGCCTCCTACGAGTACCAGGAGCGCGTCGAGCGCGGCGAGGAGGTCGTCGTCGGCGTCAACGAGTACACGCTCGAGGAGGACACCAGTCCCGAGATCCTCCAGATCGACGAGACGACGGCCGAGCGGCAACTGGCCCGCCTCGAGGACGTGAAGGCGGATCGAGACGACGCGGCCGTCGAGGACGCGCTCG
It encodes the following:
- a CDS encoding NADH-quinone oxidoreductase subunit J, whose amino-acid sequence is MLETIAFAAFALVTLLSALGVVLLEDPWHSALMLGVALLSIAVHFVMLAAEFVAMMQILVYVGGVLVLITFAVMLTQLESDDSEGVTQA
- a CDS encoding CBS domain-containing protein, with the protein product MDVVSDRTKPRVEEYMTRDVATVAPDETVGEVAARIAESDEHSGFPVCERRRVEGFVSARDLLLADDDDPLFKVMTTDLLVAHPEMKVTEAARVILRSGIQKLPVVDDAGNLVGIISNADVIRSQIERATPEKVGKLMRTLEEIHDTDLDQARRTVALADLTPTQGRVYADELEGRRYELEHGLAEPLVVIDNDGTLLLADGHHRVLAADRLGIDEMDAYVIVVDREIDLGMAKTAEKEELERIDDIDVVDYARHPLVQTTKRLQTDE
- a CDS encoding NuoI/complex I 23 kDa subunit family protein → MIGILKSMATTMKHALDGSTFTVEYPETAPDVSPRFRGVHKFSQERCIWCRQCENVCPNDTIQIVTNDQREGEQYNLHIGQCVYCRLCEEVCPVDAILLTQNFEFTADTKHDFVYNKEQLKAVPWYKDIDPLESREPDRGAWIGEGEGEVDYQ
- a CDS encoding complex I subunit 1/NuoH family protein is translated as MVGGLTAVPLQSDDTVLLPERIGDLTGLDGFGVGGELLATFIAAFIIGNLMLAMTGVAGPWAKRKITAAFTDRIAVNRLGPAGLFIIVADAVRLLSKELIVPENADRPAYDLAPIVVAGSALLGFAVIPMGSGIHLADPEVGLAYVFAVAGIASLGLVMAGYASANKYSMLGGLRAVAQNIAYEIPLVVTGMSVVIFAGSLQTSEIVAAQAEPLFDLGIVAIPAWYALVNPFAFVLFLVANFAEVGRNPFDTPEAPTEIVAGYQTEYSSVYFVLIYLGEFLHIFLGGAIIATIFLGGPAGPLLPGIVWFLIKIWAIFLLTQWLRSAVPRVRIDQLIEIGWKGLLVLSFANLVLTAVIVGLIA
- a CDS encoding DHH family phosphoesterase; this encodes MVFRLVLGCGTVGRQVVEELPERDGGDANRLLVVTDDQSIVETLRDESIPARFGDPTDPSVIASLDAPDVIFVASDRTDVNRTALERARDRFPTASIVAYMGGNATEANRTRFEELADHVVDARGAMVDHVLDGIVSPSADAAIGLRKRLAGIDGRLAVVMHDNPDPDAIASAVALVDIATEVGVDADACYFGEISHQENRAMVNLLDLDLRNLSPTDSIEEYAAFALVDHSRPGVNDQLPEDLHVDIVIDHHPPRGPVPGEFVDLREHAGATSTVLTDYLHRFGLEPRRATATALLYGIRIDTNDFTREVSAADFNAASLLWPYVDASVMSQIEQPTVEGETLETIARAIKNRIQRESVAVASVGMMSDRDALPQAADQLLLMEGVETTLVFGFRDEMVFLSARSRASDVDLGEALRDAFDRIGSAGGHGDMAGAQLEIGILGSADDEDEVESIVSVVEEVITNRFFEAIDTRPGVPVGTYTQTSEWLFDVDDEEATPASERVASEDEGEESA
- a CDS encoding complex I subunit 4 family protein, which codes for MMIEALIAVALVGALVTFVVPNRYAGKLAFAISLVPAALSLWLFAAFDGSGNALLGGDLAFESRVEWIQLGEYSISWVVGLDGISLPLVVLTTILCSLAILSSWTPIDRRESQFYGLVLFIEANLIGVFAALDFFVWFIFWEAVLIPMYLLIGIWGGPDRKYAAIKFFVYTNVASLLMFGAFVTLVFALGDAVTSFALPEIASAMIETGPEGVFGLEGTTLASIVFVAMFLGFAVKVPVVPFHTWLPDAHVQAPTPASVLLAGVLLKMGTYALLRFNFTMFPEQVEAFAVPIAAIAVISVIYGAMLALAQTDLKRIVAYSSVSSMGYVILGLIAYTQFGVGGATFQMVSHGLISGLMFMAVGVIYNATHTRNVGDMSGLADRMPVAAGILVAGAFGYMGLPLMSGFAAEYFIFFGAFGADFPYAPVFTALAMFGIVLVAGYLLFALQRTIFGPYRLETDYDVGAAPLHDLAPMFVLLGIIIALGVAPDLLFEMITDAVDPILTGGEL
- the nuoL gene encoding NADH-quinone oxidoreductase subunit L — protein: MADAFAYAPAIAVFPLVAFVVALVFGTYMPKKGAFAGIIATGGSLLLSLWMLVTVAGGEVRHNSEPLYEWTAGSAAAEAGAEGISFSFGLLIDPLSALMLVIVSLVAFLVHVFSLGYMNDEGETGLPRYYASLGLFTFSMLAFVVADNLLMAFMFFELVGLCSYLLIGFWFRTKSAPSAAKKAFLVTRFGDYFFLIGVVAIAATFGTVGFAGEDSFVVAAEAAIDDGATLFGFDAQTWVTITGLLVLGGVLGKSAQFPFHTWLPDAMEGPTTVSALIHAATMVAAGVYLVARMFGYYALSPTALAIIAFVGGFTALFAATMGVVKDDIKQVLAYSTISQYGYMMLGLGVGGYVAGVFHLMNHAFFKALLFLGSGAVIVLMHHEQDMWEMGGLKDKAPVTYYTFLAGALALAGIVPFSGFWSKDEVLFDALIVGLEQPVILAAYAMGLLAVFFTGFYTFRMVFLTFHGEPRTETAEDPHGVGWSIKAPLVVLGVLAAVAGFVNLAPIAHIAGWDIAFLEHWLDGEYGSVEGLTYHAYHETVAFEEGYVGSETITMLLSAGLSLGLALAGAFAAHTLYNVPEPERHATKLGGAYSVLRDNYYQDEYQVWLAEGLTLPLARAADLFDRTVVDGAVDGVSTGSLFGSSWVKRIQTGLVTNYAALLVAGFVALLAALGLYGGWF
- the nuoK gene encoding NADH-quinone oxidoreductase subunit NuoK, with translation MTVAVEYYVLLSMAMFCIGLFGVLTRRNALLFLMSVELMLNAANVNLIAFAFYHGNLTGQVFALFTMALAAAEVAVGLGIILVLYRNFRDVDVTVPTTMRW